A genomic stretch from Puntigrus tetrazona isolate hp1 chromosome 6, ASM1883169v1, whole genome shotgun sequence includes:
- the meltf gene encoding melanotransferrin: MDTWVLLSVLLALTHYASGQSTIRWCTISPAEESKCKAMVQAFAGAAIRPAVQCVLVSSKAECAQKLTKNEVDAFSASAKEIYDIGKQATFKIAAGESGADAKGITYYGVAVVKKTNSAININNLKGKKSCHTGKHRTAGWNVPLGYLIDRGMMSAMGCNIPQGVADFFNASCIPGAKDDPESLCQLCVGDGAGKYKCDESVNERYYAYDGAFRCLVENAGDVAFVKHTTVSKNTDGQGESWAQGLLSEDYQLLCRDGTRSPVSDYERCHLARVPSRGIVVHPDISSSVVYNMLREGLQKSGFPMFSSAAFDGTNLLFSDNSTTFIQAGNENYVEWMGQYYYILRAIDCTESDVPSRLRWCVLSHGEQQKCADMAVAFKSKNLIPNIQCIYGASVEDCMKKIQNKEADAITLDGGYVYTAGKSFGLIPAVGESYTGDTDGSIYYAVAVLRKSNRDIQRFSDLKSKRSCHTGYGRTAGWNIPMGLLIEKGIIRPQTCQVAQAAGEFFKSACVPGANQKGFPSNLCEQCIGDFSGQNKCEKGKDLYDGYDGAFRCLVEDHGDVAFVKHSTVFQNTDGNNTDSWALNLDSRQFQLLCSQESRAEVTQYTKCNLARVPSHAVMIRPDTNHHVIFGLLDKAQSFFGVNAASGFKMFDSKPYEGSDLMFKDSTVTLIGVGERKTYEEWLGQSYLDAMIAMECSASSTLFSSSSLLLMSIVSSLVSLLAS, encoded by the exons AAAAATGAAGTTGATGCCTTCTCAGCCAGTGCTAAAGAAATATATGACATTGGCAAGCAAGCCACCTTCAAAATTGCAGCTGGAGAATCTGGAGCAGATG CGAAAGGAATAACATACTACGGTGTTGCTGTGGTCAAAAAGACAAATTCAGCTATCAACATCAACAATCTGAAGGGGAAGAAGTCTTGTCACACTGGCAAGCACCGCACAGCTGGCTGGAACGTCCCTCTGGGGTATTTGATTGACCGTGGAATGATGTCAGCCATGGGCTGCAACATCCCTCAAG GGGTTGCTGACTTCTTTAACGCCAGCTGTATCCCAGGGGCTAAAGATGACCCTGAGTCCCTGTGTCAGCTGTGTGTGGGAGATGGAGCGGGAAAATATAAGTGTGATGAAAGTGTTAATGAGCGGTACTATGCATATGATGGAGCATTCAG GTGCTTGGTTGAGAATGCAGGTGACGTCGCCTTTGTGAAGCACACAACTGTGAGCAAGAACACAGATG GTCAGGGGGAATCATGGGCGCAAGGCTTGCTCTCTGAGGACTATCAGCTCCTGTGTCGGGACGGCACCCGAAGTCCAGTCAGTGATTATGAGAGATGCCACCTGGCTCGAGTCCCTTCGAGAGGGATTGTTGTCCACCCTGACATCAGCAGTTCAGTGGTGTACAACATGTTACGTGAAGGACTG CAAAAGTCTGGGTTCCCCATGTTCTCCTCAGCAGCCTTTGATGGGACAAACTTGTTGTTCAGCGACAATTCAACCACATTTATCCAAGCAGGAAATGAAAACTATGTGGAATGGATGGGCCAGTATTATTACATACTGAGAGCCATAGACTGCACAGAGTCAG acgtGCCCTCTCGTCTGCGCTGGTGTGTCCTGTCTCATGGAGAGCAGCAAAAGTGCGCAGACATGGCTGTGgctttcaaaagcaaaaatttgATTCCTAATATTCAGTGCATCTATGGGGCATCTGTGGAGGACTGTATGAAGAAAATACAA AATAAGGAAGCTGATGCCATCACTCTTGATGGAGGTTACGTCTACACAGCGGGGAAGAGTTTTGGTTTGATACCTGCTGTTGGAGAGAGCTACACAG GAGACACTGACGGAAGCATTTATTATGCTGTGGCTGTGCTGAGGAAGAGCAACAGAGACATCCAGAGATTCAGCGACCTCAAGAGCAAGCGCTCCTGTCACACAGGTTACGGAAGGACCGCAGGCTGGAACATTCCCATGGGTCTGCTAATAGAAAAAGGCATCATAAGACCGCAGACATGCCAAGTGGCCCAAG CTGCTGGAGAGTTCTTTAAATCTGCTTGTGTACCTGGAGCCAATCAGAAGGGTTTTCCCAGTAACTTGTGCGAGCAGTGCATTGGAGACTTCAGTGGTCAGAACAAGTGTGAAAAAGGCAAGGACCTATACGACGGATACGATGGAGCCTTCAG GTGCCTTGTTGAAGATCACGGCGATGTGGCTTTTGTGAAACACTCCACTGTTTTCCAGAACACAGATG GAAACAATACAGATTCATGGGCGTTAAACCTGGATTCCCGTCAATTTCAGCTGCTTTGTTCTCAGGAGTCTCGTGCTGAAGTCACTCAGTACACTAAGTGCAACTTGGCCCGTGTCCCTTCCCACGCCGTTATGATAAGACCCGATACCAACCACCACGTCATCTTTGGCCTCCTGGACAAAGCCCAG AGTTTCTTTGGAGTTAATGCTGCCTCGGGCTTCAAGATGTTTGACTCCAAACCCTACGAGGGATCTGACCTGATGTTCAAGGATTCAACTGTCACTTTAATTGGTGTAGGAGAGAGGAAGACGTATGAGGAATGGCTTGGCCAGAGCTACCTGGATGCCATGATAGCCATGGAGTGTTCAGCTTCATCAACAT TGTTTTCCTCATCCTCGCTACTGCTGATGTCCATTGTGAGCTCCCTGGTGTCTCTGTTGGCTTCGTAG
- the lrrc40 gene encoding leucine-rich repeat-containing protein 40, whose translation MSRLKRGAHVDSRAGFRQEKEDCPVPYGLLKAARKSGQLNLSGRGLTEVPQSVWRLNVDTPQEAQQNLSFGAADRWWEQTDLTKLLLSSNKLQSLSEDVKLLSALVVLDIHDNQLNSLPDSVGDLEQLQKLILSHNKLTGLPSGLWRLTNLRCLHLQQNLIEHIPQDLGQLVNLDDLDLSNNHLMDVPESLAHLKNLVKLNLSCNKLKSLPPAISEMKNLKMLDCSRNQLESIPPVLAQMESLEQLYLRHNKLRFLPELPCCKTLKELHCGNNQIEVLEADHLKHLSALSFLELRDNKVKGLPEEITLLQGLERLDLTNNDISSLPCGLGTLPKLKALSLEGNPLRSIRRDLLTKGTGELLKYLRSRVQEQPDGGSKEEPKTAMTLPSQAKINVHAIKTLKTLDYSEKHEASIPDEVFDAVDDSPVASVNFSKNQLTEVPSRILELKDTLADINLGFNKLTTIPLDFSRLKQLVHIDLRNNLLISLPVELEGLNKLRSVIISFNRFKSFPEVLYRISSLETILISNNQVGGIDPVQMKTLNNLSTLDLSNNDIMQVPPELGNCTSLRALMLDGNPFRNPRAAILSKGTDAVLEYLRSRIPT comes from the exons ATGTCTCGTTTAAAACGAGGAGCACATGTGGACTCTAGAGCGGGATTTAGGCAGGAGAAAGAGGACTGTCCTGTCCCGTACGGTTTACTGAAAGCTGCTAGAAAGAGCGGGCAGCTCAATCTGTCCGGGCGCGGTCTGACTGAAG ttcCTCAGAGTGTGTGGAGGCTGAATGTAGACACACCTCAGGAAGCTCAGCAGAACTTGTCATTTGGAGCCGCAGATCGATGGTGGGAACAGACAGATTTGACCAAACTTCTGCTGTCCTCCAACAAACTCCAGAGCCTCTCTGAAGACGTCAAACTCCTCTCTGCCCTGGTGGTGCTGGAT ATCCATGACAATCAACTAAACTCACTGCCAGATTCTGTTGGAGATCTAGAGCAACTACAGAAGCTCATATTGAG TCACAATAAACTGACAGGCCTGCCTTCGGGTCTTTGGAGACTTACAAACCTGCGATGTCTTCATCTACAACAGAATCTGATCGAACACATTCCCCAGGATTTGGGTCAGCTGGTGAATTTAGATGACCTT GATCTTTCCAACAATCATCTAATGGACGTTCCAGAAAGCCTGGCGCACCTGAAAAATCTTGTGAAATTGAATTTGTCCTGCAACAAGCTCAAGAGCCTCCCTCCTGCCATCAGCGAAATGAAAA ACCTGAAAATGCTGGACTGTTCCCGGAATCAACTGGAGAGCATTCCTCCTGTCTTGGCTCAGATGGAGTCCCTTGAGCAGCTTTACTTGAGACATAACAAGCTACGCTTCCTTCCTGAACTGCCCTGCTGTAAAACACTCAAG GAGCTCCACTGCGGGAACAACCAGATTGAGGTATTGGAGGCAGACCATTTGAAGCACTTGAGTGCTCTGAGTTTCTTGGAGCTCCGAGATAACAAGGTGAAAGGTCTTCCTGAAGAAATAACTCTACTGCAAGGCCTGGAGCGGCTGGATCTTACTAACAATGACATCAGCAG TCTGCCGTGTGGACTTGGCACATTACCCAAGCTGAAGGCTTTGTCTCTGGAGGGCAATCCGCTGAGGTCCATCCGCAGAGACCTCCTGACT aaaGGCACTGGTGAGCTCCTGAAATATCTCCGAAGTCGAGTACAAG AGCAACCAGATGGGGGCTCGAAAGAAGAGCCAAAAACGGCAATGACCCTCCCGAGCCAAGCTAAAATCAATGTGCATGCCATCAAGACTCTGAAAACACTAGACTACAG TGAGAAGCATGAGGCGTCCATCCCAGACGAGGTGTTTGATGCAGTTGACGATAGTCCTGTGGCCAGTGTAAACTTCAGCAAAAATCAGCTGACCGAAGTTCCTTCCAG AATTTTGGAGTTAAAGGACACCCTAGCAGACATCAATCTTGGGTTTAACAAGCTAACAACCATTCCGCTGGACTTTTCCAGGTTAAAACAACTGGTACATATAGATCTCAG aaacaacCTGTTGATCTCACTGCCAGTGGAGTTGGAAGGCTTGAACAAGTTGCGGAGTGTCATCATCTCTTTTAATCG CTTCAAGTCATTTCCAGAAGTGCTGTACCGCATCTCATCCCTTGAGACCATTTTAATCAGTAACAATCAAGTTGGAGGCATTGATCCAGTACAAATGAAGACCCTAAATAATCTGTCTACTCTGGATCTGTCCAACAATGATATAATGCAAGTGCCACCGGAACTTGGCAACTGTACCAGTCTGAG GGCTCTAATGCTTGATGGGAATCCTTTCCGTAATCCAAGAGCTGCCATCCTCAGTAAAGGAACAGATGCTGTCCTTGAGTATCTCCGAAGTCGTATTCCAACATAA